The DNA region GATACGGAGCTGCGCGGCTTCAATAGCCGACTGTACCAGCCCATGCCCTGCCCTTCGCCGCTGCACCGCGAACTCCACGATCAGGATGGCGTTCTTGGCCAGCAAGCCGATGAGCATGATTAACGCAACCTGTACATAGATGTTATTTTCGATACCGGTTAAACCTAATACAATAAACACCCCAAATAAACCTGTAGGTATTGAAAGTATTACCGCTAATGGCAGGATATAACTTTCATACTGCGCTGATAGCAGGAAGTATACAAACACCAAACACAACAGGAAGATCACAGTTGACTGGCCGCCTGAAGCAATCTCTTCGCGGGTTTGGCCGGTAAACTCATAGGCAAAGCCGGTTGGCAGTTGCTCTTTAGCTGTTTCTTCTATCGCTTTGATAGCATCACCAGAGCTATAGCCCGGTTTAGGGATGGCATTGATCTCGATAGAGTTGAACAGGTTATAACGGGAAGCTGTTTCTGAACCATAAACACGGGTTAGTTTAACCAGGGTGTTAATTGGCACATTTTCGCCTGATTTGTTTTTAACAAATACACGGTCAATTGCTGATGGATCTGTCCTGTCCGCAATATCAGCCTGAACAACTACGCGGTAGTATTTACCAAAGCGGTTAAAATCTGATGCCTGTGCGGTACCAAAATAAGCCTGCATTGTTGACAGGATATCTTTAACACTTACCCCTAACTGGTTAGCTTTTTCATCATCAACTTCTAATTGTAACTGAGGATAATCAGCTTTGTATGAAGTAAAGGCGAAGGCAACCGCTGGTTTCTGCATCAGCTTCATGATAAAGTTATTGGCAACACCGCTGAATTTATCCAGCCTGCCGTTGGTCTTATCCTGCAGCATAACGTCAAGCGCTTCCACGTTGCTGAAACCAGGAACGGTTGGGAAGCTGAACACGAAGAACGTACCACCTGGTATACCTGCTAATTTGCCCCTCACAATGTTCTGAATAGCATCAATATTTTTAACCTCACCCCTTTCTTCAGTAGGCTTTAACAACAGGAAGATAACACCTGCTGACGGGCTACTGGATTGTGTTAAGAAGTTAAAACCTGACAATGCGGTAACAAATCGCGCAGATGGCAGCGTTTTCAACTGATCCTCAGCCAGTTTAAAGGTTTTATTAGTTCCTGCTAATGAAGTACCTGATGGTGTATTTACTGCTATCGCCACAAAGCCCTGGTCCTCGGTAGGAATGAAGCCTGTTTTGGTCTTGTTTACCATGTAAACTGTAGCAACAACTACTAAGGCAAGGCCAGCCATACTGATCCATTTATTACGGATTAAAATTTTCAAGCCGCCAACATACCTGTTGGTCATATAATTGAAGCCACCATTAAAGCCCGCGTAAAATTTCTCTACAAAGCTTTTCTTAGGTGCGTCATGACCGTTTTCGCTATGTTTATTCTTTAAGAATAGCGCAGCCAAAGCAGGACTTAAAGTTAAAGCGTTAACGGCCGATATAATGATCGAGATAGCCATAGTTAAGGCAAACTGACGATAGAAGATACCTGTTGAGCCCGTCATGAAGCTCACCGGTAAAAATACCGCCGCCATAACCAACGTAATAGATATAATGGCACCTGTAATTTCGTGCATCGCTTCGGTGGTTGCAGCCTTCGGGGTTAGGCTGGGGTCATGCTCCATTTTGGCATGAACAGCCTCCACCACCACAATGGCGTCATCCACCACAATACCGATGGCCAGTACCAATGCAAACAGCGTTAACAAGTTAACCGAGAAACCGAACAGGTTCATAAAGAAGAATGTACCGATAATAGCAACCGGAACCGCTATCGCGGGGATTAGGGTCGACCTGAAATCCTGCAGAAAGACGAACACCACGATAAACACGAGAATGAAGGCCTCAACCAATGTATGCTCAACCTGGTTGATAGATTCATCAAGATCGGTTTTGGTACGGTAAAATTGGTTGTATTTGATCCCAACAGGGAAATCTTTCGATAGTTTCACCATCAGGTTATCAATCGCTATCTGAATTTCGTTAGCGTTTGAACCTGATAGCTGTATAATGCCAACGATAATACCGTCGTGGCCGTTCAGGTTACTTACACTGTTGTATGAATAAGCACCAAGTTCAACACGTGCAACGTCTTTTAAACGCAATACAGAACCATCTGCATTTGCACGGATAGCGATATTCTGGTATTCCTCTGGTTTGGTAAGTTTACCTTTATATTTAATTACATATTCAAATGCTTCGTTACTGCGCTCACCAAATTTACCTGGCGCTGCTTCAAGGTTTTTGTCCTGTATAGCGGCGGTTACTTCAGCCGGTGTAACATTGTAAGCTGCCATTTGGGTAGGATTTAACCAAACACGCATTGAATAATCCTTAATACCACCAAAGATACTGGCAGAACCTACACCCGGAATACGTTTAATTTCCGGAACGATATTGATCTGTGCGTAGTTGGCCACAAAGGTTTGATCATATTTTTTAGGATCCTCAGAGTAGATGGCCATAGCACCGATAAAGCTGTTTTGCTGTTTGGTAGTTGTAATACCATATTGCAAAACCTCGGCTGGCAACTGGCTTGAAGCCTGTGAAACACGGTTTTGAACGTTTACCGCTGCCTGGTCGGGATTAGTACCCTGTTTAAAGTAAACGGTGATACCCAATGTACCATCATTACTGGCGGTAGAGGTCATATAGGTCATATTTTCCACCCCGTTAATCGCTTCTTCCAACGAAGGCGTAACGGAACGTAAAATAGTTTCGGCATTGGCACCCGGATACACGGCTGATACTAATACCGACGGAGGGGCAATATTAGGAAACCGCTCTAAGGGCAGTTTTGTTAAACCAAGCACACCCACTATCACCAGCAATATGGAGATAACAGTTGAGAGTACCGGTCTTTCTATAAATTTCTGAAACATGACTTTAAAGTTTAAGTGTATGTATTATTTCTTAACTACAGCGGCTACTTTATCTGCAGCCTTTTGAGGCTGGATAACCATGCCTTCCTGTAATTTATCGATGCCCTCTAACACAATCTGGTCGCCGGCTTTAATGGCTTCTTTATCTTTAACCAGGTAATGATCACCTGATTTACCAACTATGTCGATAGGTTGTTTTTTAACTTTGCTGCTATCGCCAACTACAAATACAAATACTTTATCCTGCATTTCGATAGTTGAAGCTTCCGGAACGATCAAAGCATCTTTATGGCTCAGGCTTAAACGGATCTTGCCGGTATTGCCTGAGCGTAAGAGCCCGTCAGGATTTGAGAAATTTGCCCTTAAAGTGATAGCGCCGGTGTTTTTATCAAACTGGCCGTCTACAATATCAATTTTACCTTGTTTAGCATATTCTGTATTATCAGCTAACAATAATGATACTGATGGTACATTTTTCAATTTATCTTTCAGGTTAGCGCCTGGATATTGTTCTTTAAAGGCAACAAAATCTTTTTCGCCTAATGAAAAGTAAACGTGTACATCATGAACATCTGATAATTGAGTTAGCGGAGCAACATCCGCAGGAGCAACAAGGCTACCTTGTTTCTTAGCAAGCAGACCGATATAACCGCTTACAGGAGCTTTTATTAAGGTATAACCTAAATTGATCTGCGCGGTAGCTACGTTAGCTTTAGCCGATTCGATGTTGGCTTTCGCTACATCAGCTGCTGCCTTAGCCGTTTTTAGCTGGTAGTCAGAAACTACTTTATTTGCCACAAGCGGAGTTAATTTTTCAACTTCCAGTTGCGCATTTACATGTGCTGCTTCGGCTGCATGTAAGCTTGCTAATGCGTTATTTAAAGCTGCACGGTATGGTTGTTCGTTAATTTTAAATATTGGCTGACCGGCAGATACGAAAGCGCCTTCGTCAACAAATACTTTATCTAAAGTACCGCTTACCTGTGGCCTGATCTCTACGTTAACTGCACCTTCAATTGAAGCAGGATATTCCTGGTAAGTAGTTTCGGTACCTGATACTATAGAAGCAACCGGTAAGGCCGGCGGTGGAGGTGCTGTTGGAGCCTGAGGTGCAGATGAACATCCATATAATGTTAAAGCTGCAACTGCTGCTAAAAGGAGTGTTTTCATGAGTGATGATTTTAAGAGTGGTGAATGAATAGGATTAGAAAAAGCCGTTTGGCTTGCGATATATGATGATTTGATTGTTTTCATTGTTTTACTGTTGCCGACTGTTTTCAATTGAAATGCCAATTTTATATTTAACTGCATATCAACTATTTATAATAATAAGATTTAATTTAAAGTACCTTATATCGTGACATTCACGATATTTTATCACGATATAACAAAACGATGTACGCTAATTACAGCATCTGCATAAATTAGATGTTACAACACCGTTAAATCGTTTAACACTGTTAAATAGATTGTGTGGGTTGTGAGTGAGCTTTTTCATTGTATTAAGAGTTTGTTTTAAAAGTGCTTAACAATTACCTAACACTGTAAGGTAATTTAACAGTGTAGTTTTCAAGTCATAGAAAGAATCAATCTTTCATCGACCTGATGATACCGCCTATGGTATCTTTTAAAACCTGGCGGTTAACTTCGTCAGAGAATCCCCTGCTCAGTAAGTTGATGGACACCAAACCGTGTACGACCGACCAAAACGTATAGTACTTGGTGCAGATCATTTCGTCATTGATATCCTTTATATCCATCAGTTGCATAATAGCCTCGCTAACCATCGTAGTAGGGAGCTGGGCTTCGGGCATTGATTTTACCATTTCGCAGCAACAGTTCATCTGTACGCCAAACATAACCTGGTAAAGTTCCTTATTTTCAAAAGCAAAGTTCCAGTAAGCAAGCCACATGGCCTCCAATTGCTTTTCGGGCAGGCGGTGCCTTTCTTTGGCTTCCTCCATGTCCTTTGCTAATATCAAATAGCCTTTGCGGGTAAGTTCCATTAATATAGCATCCTTATTTGCAAAGTATTCATATATAATGGGCGCGGTGTACTCAATTACATCAGCAATCTTACGCATGCTTAAAGCCTGCCAGCCTTCATGTTTAACTATGTGGAGCGCAGCATCCAGGATATTAACCCGGGTTTCCTCTTTTAAGCGCTGAATTCGTTCTTTACTTGCCATTTTGATTACACTATTAAATCATTTAACAGTGTTAAGCAAAAGTATAACGGTTTTCAGGATTATTTACCATCCCTTTGTAAAAAACGTTTCATCCAATTGTCATGGATTAAACCTTTTGAGTCAAATCCGGTCGGCAAACGCTTATTTCTTTACCAGGTAAACCAATTGCCCAATATGATAGCCCTGGTGTATAGTACGATTAATCAGGATATTTAATCTGTTACGGTGCGGCTCTTTTGCAAAATCATCTGCTGCAATGGCGCTATGCGGCTTAAACCATTCTTCGGGCTGCATAGCATTCATCCTTTCGGTTAAAACCTCATTTACTTTAGCCCAATATTGTTTAAGTTCAGCCAGTGACGGTTTCTCCAACCCAGAATTTTCAGGACTTTTAACAAAAATTTGATCCAGCTGGGGATAGAGCCTTTCGCCTAAACCTAAAAAAGTAAACATTCCGTCGCTAACAGCAGTAAGGTGACCCAGCAGGTAAATACCGCTGTTTCGGCCGGGAGCAGTTTCGGCAGCAAGAGCTTCGTCAGTTAACTTATCGAGTAAACCGTTTAGGCGACTGTTTTGCAGTTCCCAGTTGGAGACTACCATTTTGATAAATAATTCTGTTGACGGCTGTATGCTGGTTTCGGTAATGTTTGTGCTCATTTGTTGCAGATGTTATATCAAACCAGTGGATTTGATGACACAATTATAAGCTAAAACGGGGCTGGCGTAAATACTAAGCAGCTTATATGACAAAACTATGATACCACAGGCTCATCTTCAATTTTACGCACCAGCCATATCATCATGGCAGCAAAGGCGGCAACAACAAAAAAAGCTATTTGCAGGTTTGCTGCCTGAGCAATAAAACCAACTATTGGTGGTACTATAACAAAACCCAGGTAACCAACTGTTGATATGGCGGCCAGTGCCTGGCTGCTGTTCATTGTTTTTGATTTACCGGCCATGCTAAAAATCAGCGGCACTATACATGACACCCCCATGCCTATCATGGCGTAGCCCAAATAAACGGTTAAAGTATATGGTAAAAACACAGATACCAGCAAACCGGCCAAAACCAGCGAGCTGCTATAAGTTAACACCTTTTTTATACCAATGGCCGATACTACCCTATCGCCCGCGAAGCGGCCAATGGTCATGGTAACCATGTAAACTACAAAGCCGGCCTCAGCGAATGATTTGGTGGCATGGACTACCTTTTCAAAATAAACACCGCTCCAATCGTACAGCGTGTTTTCGCAGGCCATAGAGGCGAAACATATTAAAGAAAATTTAAGCAAGTGTTTATCGGGCATGGAAAACACCGATTTATTGGGTGTTTCGGCAGGCTGATAGTCATATGTTGAGGGATAAAATATTACCGAGAGGATCAGCATCGCAACTCCCACACCTAATAAATGATATGAAGGAGCCACGTTAAATAATACCATTAAATAGCCGACAGCAGCGCCGCCAAAACCGGCCAGGCTCCAGATGCCATGGAATGTTACCATGATCGATTTATCATACAAAGCCTGGATCCCCACGGCCTGCGAGTTCATAGATAAACCTAATATATTACGGGTTGAGCCAACAAAAAATAAAACTACTATCAGTTGCCACATATAAGCTGCAAAACCGGGGAGGCAAAGCACCAGGCTAAAGGCCAGTGCACCTATCAGCATCATTATACGGCTGCTGAAATGCTTGATCATTTTAGCCGTTAAAGGCATGGTAAGCATCAGGCCAACAGGCATGGCAAACAGCACAACCCCTAACTGGGCTTCATTTAAATTAAGCTGATGTTTTATGGATGGAATACGCGAGGCCCATGAAGAATACCCGAAGCCCGAAACAAAGAAGAAGACACTGTTGGCAATCCGCATTTTTGATTTGCCCGCAGCCGTTAGCTGATCCATACTTAATAATTACGCGCAAATTTAGCTATAATTTATAAGTGCGGCCGCCGTTATCTGCAATTAAATGCAGCTTACATACATGGCTGAAGCTCGCCGCAGGGCTGATTGTTTCGCACTGCTTTATGAAAAACTTTATTGAAACCTTGTTGTACGTAAGTTAACCCGAGGTTTAAAAGGGCTGATACCTGCAGTGGTGTGGTATCCGGCAGGGTGAGTGATATGAGGTGTGATATGAGTTTCATGATTACATTATCGTTTCCGGCTGCAAAATTGCTACAATAGTTTCAAAAAAAATTCACCCGGATCAACAACTGACTTTAGGAAGATAATTGATAATGAGTATGATAAACCGTTGACAAACGGCCTACCTAATCCTCTCTTTGGGAGAGAGTTTGGGATGAGCCCTGCTCATCCAATTGCAATATTGATGCGTTAGTTTGTTAGCATGTTTTTTTAGCTTTACTTTTGAGATAAGTATTTAAATGAAAGACACCACCAAAACTTTGAGTTCAGGACCTACATATAAAGCAGCCGGTAAAGTAGCAACCATTATCGAAAGGCATTTCAGGCATTTTCACGCCAAAGCCCTCGCCGATAACGATGAGATAGACCTTGCTCCTACCCCCAGCTGCACCACTATTGAATCACTTATCGATATCTCGTTTTGGGCAAGCTTGCGCCGGGAAGAGGGATTTTCGCCAAAATTCACGCTTGCTTTTTTGCCGCCCGAAGCTGCCGGTCAGCCGTTGTTGTTTGGCAGTAAAATTAAACTCGCGCCTAATATCCTCACCAAATTTGCTTCGGCGGTACAACAGCCGGGCATCCATTTGGGCATCTGGATAGAAGATGATGAACTCTACATCTGGGGGACCACCCTGGCTATCCCGGCTTATTGTTTTGTGCTGGAAGTAATTGAACCCGGATTATTAGTGATCAAACATCGCCGTATAGAGGGCTTTGGCAAATTTGTAAACATAGCCATATTAAAAGGCGACGATATTAAAGTAGTTGACGAGCATGGCTCCAGCATTTCTGATTGCCCTAATGTACTTTCGGCCATGCTTGATTTTACTTTACCATCCCTATGGAACGATCCGGTAAACGTATTAGTTCAGCTGGCTACCTCCATGCAAGCCCACAAACGTGGCGGCATATTATTAGTTGTGCCCTCCGGAAACGAAGAATGGCGCGAATCTATCATTACCCCGATCTCCTACCCTGTCGATCCTCCGTTTTCGGGCCTTACCGATTTGATGATTCACGAAGGCATCGACCGTTACCACACCTCATGGCAGGAAAAAATGCGCCGCGCGGTTGATACCATAGGCGGATTAACCTCGATAGACGGCGCTACGCTAATAAATGATAAACACGAGCTGCTGGCTTTCGGCGCCAAAATAGGTCGTGCAGCAAAAAGTTCACCTGTCGAAGAGATCGTAGTGACCGAGCCTATCGTCGGTTGCTCAACCAGGGTGATCCACCCGGCGCAAAACGGCGGTACAAGGCATTTAGCGGCAGCACAGTTTGTCTTCGACCAAAAAGATGCCTTAGCACTGGTAGCTTCTCAGGACGGCCGGTTTACGGTATTTGCATGGTCGCCGGTTGTAGGGATGGTGCATGCGCATCAGATCGATATTTTGTTGTTGTGAATTGTCTGAATCAGAATTTACAGAATTTTTGAATTAACAGAATATGCACTAAATCTTCAATTCTGAAAATCTTATAATTCTGTAAATTCTGATTCCGACAAAAATCCTGGTTCAATCTTAATCGCAATTCAATAACAAATCGTAATATTTCCGCATCAGCACGGTATCATAGTTAACCAGCGATTGATAAGCTTCTGAAACCAGCTCATTGAGGATAGATGATCCAAGCTGCCCGCCTCCGTTGGGAATGGAGTCGTAATAAACAATAATTTCTTTAACCCTGATTATTTCGTACAGCAACTGCTGAACCAAATCAGTTTGAGTACCCGCCTGCATTCCAGCCGAATTCTTGCTCAGAAAATCTAAAGGATCGTTAGTAGCAGGGGTCATTTTTTTATCAAACAGGATCGGAATTATGGTTTTATCAACTACGTATTAACAGTTAATAAGTTTAAACATCCGCTTTTTGTTTTAAAAAAATAAAAAAAATTAAAACAAAATAGCAAAACCCTCATAAAGAGGGTTTTGCTACTGTATAAAAATACTTAATTATTTTGCTTTGGTTCAGGCTTAGGTAACAGAACCTTGCGCGATAGCTTCAGTTTACCTTGCTTATCTACGTCAAGCAGTTTAACCCTTACTTCGTCGCCTATCTGGAAGATGCCATCCATCGTTTCAATACGGCGGTGATCAATTTCAGATATGTGCAGCAAGCCATCTTTACCAGGCATAATTTCAACAAACGCACCGAAAGGCATGATTGATTTTACTTTACCTTCGTAAATCTCGCCAACTTCTGGTTTTGAAGCGATAGCGCGGATGCGGCCTAAAGCGGCGTCGATAGATGCTTTGTTATCAGCAAATACCTGAACGATACCCTGGTTGTCTTTTTCCTCGATAGAGATGGTAGCGCCTGTTTCACGCTGCATTTCCTGGATGATCTTACCACCGGGCCCGATAACCGCACCAATAAATTCTTTATCAATTTTGATGGTGACAATACGTGGTGCGTGTGGTTTGTAATCCTCGCGTGGCTGTTGGATAGTTTTAGCCATTTCGCCAAGGATATGCAAACGACCATCTTTAGCCTGGTTTAACGCGTTGGCTAATACCTCGTATGAAAGACCATTGATCTTCAAGTCCATCTGCACAGCAACGATACCGTTTTTAGTACCGGTTACTTTAAAGTCCATATCACCTAAGTGGTCTTCATCACCAAGGATATCAGAAAGGATAGCATATTTGGTACCCATTTCGTTAGTGATCAAACCCATCGCGATACCTGATACCGGCTCTTTAATTTTAACACCGGCATCCATCAACGCTAATGTACCGGCACAAACTGTAGCCATTGATGATGAACCGTTTGATTCCAAAATATCAGAAACTACACGGATAGTGTATGGGTTTTCATCTTCAGAAGGCAATACTTGTTTCAATGAACGCTGGGCCAGGTTACCGTGACCAATTTCACGACGACCAGCACCTCGGTTAGGCCTAACCTCACCGGTTGAAAAACCAGGGAAGTTGTAGTGCAGCATGAATTTCTGGTAACCATTAATGAAGGCACCGTCAATCATCTGCTCGTCATCCTTAGCACCTAAGGTAACTGAAGTTAATGATTGAGTTTCGCCACGGGTAAATACCGCCGAACCGTGAGCCGATGGTAAATAACCAACTTCGCTCCATATCGGGCGGATCTGGGTAGTGGTACGACCGTCTAAACGTTTACCTTCATCTAATACAAGGTTACGGATAGCATCATACTCAACATCGTGGTAATATTTTTTAGCAAGTGCTTTGGTGATATCATCAATTTCGCCAAGCGTTTCGATATACTCGTCACGAACTTGTTTGAATTTCACAGCACGCTCATCTTTTGCAGAAGCTGAAGAAGCAACAGCGTATACTTTTTCATAAGTAGCAGCATAGATGGCTTTTTTCAAATCCTCATTGCTGTGCTCATGGCTGTAAACGCGTTTTTCGGTTTTACCAACTTCAATGGTCAGTTCTTTTTGAGCTAAACACTGCACTTTAATAGCAGCATGTGCAAATTTGATAGCCTCAACCAATTCATCTTCCTGAATTTCTTTTGATTCACCTTCAACCATGTTGATATCGTGCTCGCTGCCTGCAACAATAAATTCTAAAGTCGCATTTTCAAGCTCACTCAGGGTTGGGTTAATAACCAGTTTACCGTCGATCTTAGCAACACGTACTTCTGATATCGGGCCATTGAAAGGGATATCAGAAACAGCTAAAGCGGCAGAAGCAGCCAAACCGGCTAAAGCATCAGGCATGATGTCTTTATCGGCAGATATCAACGAGATCATCACTTGTGTATCAGCGTGATAATCTTCAGGGAACAAAGGACGTAAAGCACGGTCAACCAAACGGGAGATCAAAACCTCATAGTCTGATAAACGGGCCTCGCGGCGTAAAAAACCACCCGGGATACGGCCTGTTGCAGCGTATTTTTCCTGGTAGTCAACAGATAAAGGCAAGAAGTCAACTCCTTCTTTAGCTTCAGGCGATGATACAACAGTAGCCAATAACATGGTATCGCCCATTTTTACTACTACCGAGCCATCCGCTTGTTTGGCCAGTTTACCTGTTTCGATCTCAATGGTGCGTCCGTCGCCCAGATCAATAACTTTTTTAATTACGTTTAAACTCATCGTTTTTTGTTTGTGATGCACTTTTCATCTTCGGGAGCGCATCGGATTTTATGTGTGTAAATATATGTTGCAAAAGTAAAAAAGCCATCCTAAAATGGGGATGGCTTTTAAATAAAAAAGGAGAGAATTACTTAATGATATCCCTTAGCTGTAAAGCTTTGATGATAGCACGGTACCTTTCAATGTCTTTATTATACAGGTAAGCAAGTAACGCGCGGCGTTTACCTACTAATTTTTGTAGCGATAATTGAGTTGAAAAATCCTTTTTGTTTTTTTTCAAATGCCCTGTTAAGTGAGCAATACGAGTAGTAAATAATGCTACCTGACCTTCGGCCGAACCTGTGTCAGCTGCTGATTTACCGTGTTTTGCAAAGATCTCTGCCTTTGCTTCTTTACCTAAATACATTACTTGAATAATATTAAAGCGTTAACTATTTTATTAATTGTGGGTGCAAAGATAGTGATTAATTATGCAAATGCAAGGGGTGGATGGATTTGTTTTTGGGGTTTGTTTTAATGGTGAATGGCTGATTGGGTTGGATTAAGTGAGTGGTTATCTTTTCAGGAGTGAACGGTTGTCCGGTTGATTGGGTGAGTGGTTAGTTTATGATGAGATTTATTGATGAGTAGTTAGTTTTTGAAGTGAAGGTGGTTGGGATGAGTTCGATAAGTGCCTATTATTGTCCGAACTCAAATTTTGGAAATTAAATAATTAGCTGAATTCCAGGCAAACTCATAAATTCCTTAACTCGTTCAATTTCGGTTAAGCTATAATAAATTCGAAATCAAAAATCCCAACTCCGAAATCAATCATGGCGTTACCTTCGGCCCGCGCTATACGCTCATACGCCTGCAGGCATTACGCGCAGGCCGGTATCCCAATGTCATTAAGTTAAGAGATTGACAAGCTGCACCAGAGGTGCAAAAGGTTTGTAGAAACCATTTTGAATAGATTTTTGGTGTGCCAGCGGTACACAACTCCGGTGTTCCGTACCTCTGGCACGGTTGTTATCGGTATAATATTTTGCTACAAACCTGTTCCCCCTCTGAGGGATTTTCCTTAACTTAATGACATTGGCCGGTATCCGCTTCTATCGCTAACGCGGTCTATCGAATACTTAAATCCAACCACTCACTTAATCCAACCCAATCAACCACTCACTAAATCTATTACTTCCCATCCGTCCAGCTTTTAAAAATAGCAGACTGCAGCGGATCCGGATTTGACAATGGCGTTATCCTAAATGATTTTTCGCGTTTTTTGCCAAGTACTACATCAATATCTTTGGTGACACCATCTTTCAGAATGGTAAACTTCACTACATCGCCTTCTTTACGGTTATCCAGTGCTTTCCCCAAAGCTTCGGAATTAGCGGTCTCGCTATTAACCTTCAAAATAACACTGCGCCCACGAATGCCTGCATTCCAGGCAGGTGATTGATAAGCTACCGTGGTGACACGCATAGTATCCCGTACCTGGCGCATGTTTAGCCCGGCCCAGGCATTAGAAACTGTGGCCGTAGCAGTATCTACAGCTAAACCGCCTAAGGCGAAGTACTTAGGATAATCAGGCGGTTTAACGGTGG from Mucilaginibacter sp. SJ includes:
- a CDS encoding efflux RND transporter periplasmic adaptor subunit: MKTLLLAAVAALTLYGCSSAPQAPTAPPPPALPVASIVSGTETTYQEYPASIEGAVNVEIRPQVSGTLDKVFVDEGAFVSAGQPIFKINEQPYRAALNNALASLHAAEAAHVNAQLEVEKLTPLVANKVVSDYQLKTAKAAADVAKANIESAKANVATAQINLGYTLIKAPVSGYIGLLAKKQGSLVAPADVAPLTQLSDVHDVHVYFSLGEKDFVAFKEQYPGANLKDKLKNVPSVSLLLADNTEYAKQGKIDIVDGQFDKNTGAITLRANFSNPDGLLRSGNTGKIRLSLSHKDALIVPEASTIEMQDKVFVFVVGDSSKVKKQPIDIVGKSGDHYLVKDKEAIKAGDQIVLEGIDKLQEGMVIQPQKAADKVAAVVKK
- a CDS encoding MFS transporter, whose translation is MDQLTAAGKSKMRIANSVFFFVSGFGYSSWASRIPSIKHQLNLNEAQLGVVLFAMPVGLMLTMPLTAKMIKHFSSRIMMLIGALAFSLVLCLPGFAAYMWQLIVVLFFVGSTRNILGLSMNSQAVGIQALYDKSIMVTFHGIWSLAGFGGAAVGYLMVLFNVAPSYHLLGVGVAMLILSVIFYPSTYDYQPAETPNKSVFSMPDKHLLKFSLICFASMACENTLYDWSGVYFEKVVHATKSFAEAGFVVYMVTMTIGRFAGDRVVSAIGIKKVLTYSSSLVLAGLLVSVFLPYTLTVYLGYAMIGMGVSCIVPLIFSMAGKSKTMNSSQALAAISTVGYLGFVIVPPIVGFIAQAANLQIAFFVVAAFAAMMIWLVRKIEDEPVVS
- a CDS encoding TetR/AcrR family transcriptional regulator, with the translated sequence MASKERIQRLKEETRVNILDAALHIVKHEGWQALSMRKIADVIEYTAPIIYEYFANKDAILMELTRKGYLILAKDMEEAKERHRLPEKQLEAMWLAYWNFAFENKELYQVMFGVQMNCCCEMVKSMPEAQLPTTMVSEAIMQLMDIKDINDEMICTKYYTFWSVVHGLVSINLLSRGFSDEVNRQVLKDTIGGIIRSMKD
- a CDS encoding efflux RND transporter permease subunit, producing MFQKFIERPVLSTVISILLVIVGVLGLTKLPLERFPNIAPPSVLVSAVYPGANAETILRSVTPSLEEAINGVENMTYMTSTASNDGTLGITVYFKQGTNPDQAAVNVQNRVSQASSQLPAEVLQYGITTTKQQNSFIGAMAIYSEDPKKYDQTFVANYAQINIVPEIKRIPGVGSASIFGGIKDYSMRVWLNPTQMAAYNVTPAEVTAAIQDKNLEAAPGKFGERSNEAFEYVIKYKGKLTKPEEYQNIAIRANADGSVLRLKDVARVELGAYSYNSVSNLNGHDGIIVGIIQLSGSNANEIQIAIDNLMVKLSKDFPVGIKYNQFYRTKTDLDESINQVEHTLVEAFILVFIVVFVFLQDFRSTLIPAIAVPVAIIGTFFFMNLFGFSVNLLTLFALVLAIGIVVDDAIVVVEAVHAKMEHDPSLTPKAATTEAMHEITGAIISITLVMAAVFLPVSFMTGSTGIFYRQFALTMAISIIISAVNALTLSPALAALFLKNKHSENGHDAPKKSFVEKFYAGFNGGFNYMTNRYVGGLKILIRNKWISMAGLALVVVATVYMVNKTKTGFIPTEDQGFVAIAVNTPSGTSLAGTNKTFKLAEDQLKTLPSARFVTALSGFNFLTQSSSPSAGVIFLLLKPTEERGEVKNIDAIQNIVRGKLAGIPGGTFFVFSFPTVPGFSNVEALDVMLQDKTNGRLDKFSGVANNFIMKLMQKPAVAFAFTSYKADYPQLQLEVDDEKANQLGVSVKDILSTMQAYFGTAQASDFNRFGKYYRVVVQADIADRTDPSAIDRVFVKNKSGENVPINTLVKLTRVYGSETASRYNLFNSIEINAIPKPGYSSGDAIKAIEETAKEQLPTGFAYEFTGQTREEIASGGQSTVIFLLCLVFVYFLLSAQYESYILPLAVILSIPTGLFGVFIVLGLTGIENNIYVQVALIMLIGLLAKNAILIVEFAVQRRRAGHGLVQSAIEAAQLRIRPIIMTSMAFVFGLFPMSIATGPSAQGNHSISIGAAGGMVSGVLLGLFIIPVLYVIFQGLQERISGKPKPLAAAGDHGKDAVVLENEYSA
- a CDS encoding DinB family protein, whose translation is MSTNITETSIQPSTELFIKMVVSNWELQNSRLNGLLDKLTDEALAAETAPGRNSGIYLLGHLTAVSDGMFTFLGLGERLYPQLDQIFVKSPENSGLEKPSLAELKQYWAKVNEVLTERMNAMQPEEWFKPHSAIAADDFAKEPHRNRLNILINRTIHQGYHIGQLVYLVKK
- a CDS encoding putative sensor domain DACNV-containing protein, translated to MKDTTKTLSSGPTYKAAGKVATIIERHFRHFHAKALADNDEIDLAPTPSCTTIESLIDISFWASLRREEGFSPKFTLAFLPPEAAGQPLLFGSKIKLAPNILTKFASAVQQPGIHLGIWIEDDELYIWGTTLAIPAYCFVLEVIEPGLLVIKHRRIEGFGKFVNIAILKGDDIKVVDEHGSSISDCPNVLSAMLDFTLPSLWNDPVNVLVQLATSMQAHKRGGILLVVPSGNEEWRESIITPISYPVDPPFSGLTDLMIHEGIDRYHTSWQEKMRRAVDTIGGLTSIDGATLINDKHELLAFGAKIGRAAKSSPVEEIVVTEPIVGCSTRVIHPAQNGGTRHLAAAQFVFDQKDALALVASQDGRFTVFAWSPVVGMVHAHQIDILLL